Proteins from a genomic interval of Cucumis melo cultivar AY chromosome 7, USDA_Cmelo_AY_1.0, whole genome shotgun sequence:
- the LOC127150130 gene encoding uncharacterized protein LOC127150130, with translation MQYVFVDPSLISSGNTQESRIRNLCSRLMVSKPDQVVLAPFNPGGHWALLAINAYEDTVFYLDSLRTTSKATTRYVTDTAIAIFHSQKNINKSRKQTLWRTVKCPLQVGSTTCGYYVMKYMREIVNRGSIVISDSIDTRKSYSQAELDEVRVELVEFLGSYM, from the exons ATGCAGTATGTCTTTGTAGATCCGTCCCTGATCTCTTCTGGAAACACACAAGAATCTCGAATTCGAAACTTGTGTAGTAGATTGATGGTGTCCAAACCCGACCAAGTAGTTCTTGCTCCTTTTAATCCCGG gggtcattgggcactgcttgctataaatgcgtatgaggatacagtgttttaccttgactcgctaaggacaacatcaaaagcaactacaagatatgtaaccgacac agcaatagcaatatttcactcgcaaaagaacattaataaaagcaggaaacaaactttatggcgaacagtaaag tgtccactacaagtcgggagcactacgtgtggatactatgtcatgaagtatatgagagaaattgtaaataggggaagcattgtcatctcggattcg attgatacacgaaaatcatactcacaagccgagttagatgaggtgcgggttgagttggtagagtttttgggttcgtacatgtGA